The sequence below is a genomic window from Trichosurus vulpecula isolate mTriVul1 chromosome 5, mTriVul1.pri, whole genome shotgun sequence.
GTTGTAGGGATCAAAGGAGATCACATACATAAAGCGCTTTGTGACCTCAAAGTACTGGCTTTCATTATTCTTATTGTTATGTTGTGTAAGAGTGATTTGGGAGCCAGAGCTGAGTTAGGTTTATAGTGTCCTTATAGTCCTTATAATCCTTTCGGTGTCCTTATAGTGTCCTTATAAACTGAtaagcagcagaaaaaaaaaaagttgtcctATATGGCAGTATTCTACAATAaacaaaatcaagtaagaaagaaGAATTACAGTCAAGATTAAGAAcatctttatttttgaaaaagggCTACTTCTCAAAACAGCTCTTCTAGAAAGCGTCAAGTTGTATAGTTGTGAAATTGTTgcaagtttttattgatgtcatttgttttttccaagtatctctcccttctccctcctagaGAGCTATTCCATATAACAACATCATAATtttaaagacaataaaaaagaaaaagaggaaaaatcaacGTAACTAATAAGTTCATtagaaaaagtctaaaaatatgtGCAGATGCTTCTTAATTAAAAATTGACTTAAGAAGATGAGGTATATTCAAGATGACTTTGAATGGGCTTGGAATTCTTCCGTTTTCCCCACTCCTTGATCCTATCATTACAACATGTAATTGACcaatgtattattattttggcAACAAAAGTCTACATTGAATAATATTCctacttatttcttttaaaatattttttttctactctCTAGATTTCACCACCCAATTCTCAGCCCCTTAGAAAGTAGTTTCCAGCTGGAAGTCGATGTCCTGGCCCATCTCTTAAAGTCCCAGGCTCAGATCTCTGAGTGGAAGTTCCTCCCATCCCTGGTCAACTTACACAGTGCCCACACCAAGCTGCAGACATGGGGTCAGATCTTTGAAAAGCAGCGAGAGACTAAGAAGCATCTGTTCGGAGGGCAGTCTCAGAAGGCCGTTCAGCCCCCGCACCTCTTCCTTTGGCTGATGAAGCTCAAGAACATGCTCCTTGCCAAGTTTAGCTTTTATTTTCATGAAGCTCTGAGCCGCCAAACGACAGCTTCAGAAATGAAGGCGCTGACCGCGAAAGCCAATCCTGACCTCTTTGGGAAGATCTCCAGCTTCATTAGGAAGTACGATGCTGCCAACGTGTCTTTAATCTTTGACAACAGAGGGTCTGAGAGCTTCCAGGGGCATGGTTACCACCACCCTCATTCCTACCGAGAGGCCCCAAAGGGAGTGGATCAGTACCCAGCGGTGGTGTCCCTGCCCAGTGACAGGCCTGTCATGCACTGGCCCAACGTCATCATGATCATGACTGATCGGACCTCTGACCTGAACACCTTGGAGAAAATTGTCCACTTCTACGATGACAAAGTCCAGAGCACCTACTTCCTGACCCGCCCAGAGCCTCACTTTACCGTTGTTGTCATTTTTGAGTctaagaaatcagagaaagattcccatttcctctcctttctcaatGAACTCTCCCATGCTCTTAAAAACCCCAAAGTATTTGCAAGCCTGAAACCTGGATCCAAAGGGTAGTAGGCTTTTTGGAGTGACAGTTTCTCAAGGCTGGCTAACAAGACTACTGTAATTTTTGGTGATTCAGGTCACATCCATTCGTAattctttaaaagctaaattaaagaaaaattgtcATGACGTGTATTGCACATTTCATATGTAATTATGGCCATTTAAGTTATCCAAAGATGACCATAGTAAGTGATCATGGGTGTTGCGTGTCTCTGTTGGACAGAGTGATCTCGGTATTTTCCCCACATTTTCCTGAGTTTTGTGTGATTTGAGTATTTATTGGTCCTTTGTGGGGTAGGAGGTGGTAAAAggggcaggggtgtgtgtgtgtgtgtgtgtgtgtgtgtgtgtgtgtgtgtgtgtgtgtgtgtgtgtgtgtgtgtgatattccTGCTAGCTGCTGTATCTTCTAGTCCTTGGATACTGGtgcaatattttgtttttttttcctgttgaatGGAAAAAgtaattaggatggagaaaattaaatggcaTTTATAGAATTCACTACTGTATGATTTCTGTCAAGAAATCTTCAATCTGCAAAAGGGTTGTGTTTGCGATTCTAAGTTACTAAATGATCTCTTATAATGCCCAAATGATGCGCACAGTACTctagtttttaaagaaaattatttaaataagttttatcttggtaattttttgtttttgcatcccagTCATTTTTGCATACCAGAGAGATTCCCACTTCAGAGAGGGATGCCCTCTCACACTTCTGAAATTGAATAATCCCctgtaacaacaataaaaacctgGTTAAAAATAACCAATACAGTGGCTGTTTATGACTATATTTTTAGAACATTTTGCCCTCACAGTCCTCCACCtgtctgcaaagaagggaaaggcatgtgtatttttttcttttcacctctCTGGTTTAATAAAAAGACACATCTAGCTGTGAATCCCATAGAAGGGAAGGTCTCTCCATTCAAAAACACCTAAAAGAATA
It includes:
- the C5H12orf66 gene encoding KICSTOR complex protein C12orf66 homolog, encoding MGESIPLAAPVPVEQAVLETFFSHLGIFSYDKAKDNVEKEREANKSAGGSWLALLAALAHLAAAEKAYHSLTYLGQKLGGQSFFSRKDSIRTIYTSLHNELKKVVVTGRGAAAGTIPHLEELLSHLSEQLCFFVQARVEIADFYEKMYTLSTQKFINSEELVSLLESILKKYSSRFHHPILSPLESSFQLEVDVLAHLLKSQAQISEWKFLPSLVNLHSAHTKLQTWGQIFEKQRETKKHLFGGQSQKAVQPPHLFLWLMKLKNMLLAKFSFYFHEALSRQTTASEMKALTAKANPDLFGKISSFIRKYDAANVSLIFDNRGSESFQGHGYHHPHSYREAPKGVDQYPAVVSLPSDRPVMHWPNVIMIMTDRTSDLNTLEKIVHFYDDKVQSTYFLTRPEPHFTVVVIFESKKSEKDSHFLSFLNELSHALKNPKVFASLKPGSKG